Proteins from a genomic interval of Hornefia porci:
- a CDS encoding lipoate--protein ligase, which translates to MVTYMETGATDPRYNLAFEEYVLCHRTAGDTLILWQNDNSVIIGQNQNTLEEINVPFVEKHHINVVRRTTGGGAVYHDLGNLNYSFITDLDNPEKLTINQFTIPVINALEQLHVHAVASGRNDILIDGRKISGTAQRIEKGRILHHGTLLFRSDPEMIDGALNVDPHKFRSKSSKSVKSRVGNIADYIDEDMTLQEFWDHLKKSLSGEGFVQSSLTEEELGGVEQLKRDKYDTWEWNYGRSPEFEKHHKSYWDGGTLEIYGNMKKGRIEALKIYGDFLAVKPMGEIIPLFIGKEFTKEECRSVLDGIKLPDYFGTITEEEILATMFE; encoded by the coding sequence ATGGTTACATATATGGAAACGGGGGCAACTGACCCGCGATACAATCTGGCTTTCGAGGAGTATGTTCTTTGTCATCGGACCGCAGGCGACACTCTCATTCTGTGGCAGAACGATAATTCTGTGATCATCGGCCAGAATCAGAACACGCTGGAGGAAATTAATGTTCCTTTTGTGGAAAAGCACCACATCAATGTTGTTCGCCGGACAACCGGAGGTGGTGCAGTGTATCACGATCTGGGAAATCTGAATTATTCATTTATCACAGATCTGGATAACCCGGAAAAACTTACGATAAATCAGTTTACAATTCCGGTTATCAATGCTCTGGAGCAGTTGCATGTGCATGCAGTGGCTTCTGGGCGGAATGACATTCTCATTGACGGGCGTAAAATCTCCGGTACGGCCCAACGCATTGAAAAAGGCAGGATACTGCATCATGGAACCTTGCTGTTCCGATCCGATCCGGAGATGATTGACGGAGCGTTGAATGTTGATCCGCATAAGTTTCGTTCAAAGAGTTCCAAGTCAGTGAAGAGCAGAGTAGGTAATATCGCGGATTATATCGATGAAGATATGACCCTTCAGGAGTTCTGGGACCATTTGAAGAAATCTCTTTCTGGGGAAGGTTTTGTGCAGAGTTCTCTAACAGAGGAAGAACTGGGGGGTGTAGAGCAGCTGAAAAGGGATAAGTACGATACATGGGAATGGAATTACGGTAGGTCTCCGGAGTTTGAAAAGCATCACAAGAGTTACTGGGATGGAGGAACTCTTGAGATCTATGGAAATATGAAAAAAGGAAGGATCGAAGCCCTCAAAATCTATGGCGATTTTCTGGCAGTGAAACCTATGGGAGAAATCATTCCTTTGTTTATTGGAAAGGAATTTACCAAAGAGGAGTGTAGAAGTGTTCTGGATGGAATCAAACTGCCGGATTATTTCGGGACGATCACAGAAGAAGAAATTTTAGCAACAATGTTTGAATAG
- a CDS encoding MBL fold metallo-hydrolase has protein sequence MDCKITLSVNAGVSIQIEGKKILVDAFFEAADEGISVMTQELFRRVMEAPEFQNANCLFFTHAHKDHYSAGMTKAYLEAYPDCLLIGPETVLPDETIRNPRAVLSEDISMKFHGIDFDFFQLLHEGGPSKETPHFGCLISVGGKNILMPGDGKFFTEELAAKVKGRNIDLAIMDFPWLTAPGGIDYVYGRINPSHVILYHLPAPEDDKFRYLSAVNYALAKLPKEKNVHILCRPLQTKEIHL, from the coding sequence ATGGATTGCAAAATAACATTAAGCGTCAATGCAGGTGTTTCGATACAAATCGAGGGGAAGAAGATTCTTGTGGATGCGTTCTTCGAGGCGGCGGATGAAGGGATTTCTGTGATGACACAGGAGTTGTTTCGCCGCGTAATGGAGGCGCCGGAATTTCAAAATGCGAACTGCCTTTTCTTCACACATGCCCACAAGGACCATTATTCCGCTGGGATGACGAAGGCATATCTGGAAGCCTATCCAGATTGCCTTCTGATTGGCCCAGAGACTGTTTTGCCGGATGAAACCATTCGAAACCCAAGGGCTGTTTTATCTGAAGATATCTCAATGAAGTTCCATGGAATAGACTTCGACTTCTTCCAGCTGCTTCATGAGGGTGGTCCCTCAAAGGAGACTCCGCATTTTGGATGTTTGATCTCCGTGGGAGGGAAGAACATTTTGATGCCTGGAGACGGAAAATTTTTCACGGAGGAACTGGCAGCGAAAGTGAAGGGAAGAAACATCGATCTGGCTATTATGGACTTCCCCTGGCTGACCGCGCCGGGAGGCATTGATTATGTATATGGAAGAATAAATCCGTCGCATGTGATCCTGTACCATCTTCCTGCGCCGGAGGATGATAAATTTCGCTATCTTTCGGCAGTGAACTACGCTTTGGCAAAACTTCCGAAGGAGAAGAATGTCCATATTCTGTGTCGACCGTTGCAGACGAAAGAAATTCATCTATAA
- the lpdA gene encoding dihydrolipoyl dehydrogenase: MSRKKVAVIGGGPGGYIAAIRAAQLGAEVSVIEMDKLGGTCLNIGCIPTKCMLHSAELLEQIRIQGPQIGVDVKGAQINFPQVMANKDKVSSQLVNGIGGLMHANGVSVIYGKASFVAPGELEIEGANGETEPVEADAVILATGSVNATPPIPGVNSTSACLDSTGMLSLTELPKSLVVIGAGVIGLELACAYASFGTKVTVVEAMDHALPMLDREITAVGMRHMKGMGIDIQMGTPVKSIEAITEGARVICEKKNGEEVSFQAEKVLVAVGRKANTEFLELATGGIENNRGKIIVDEHMRTNVEGIYAIGDCVEGHAQLAHTASCMGEVAAENIMGIDSVYDESTNPTCVYMEPEAAAVGLREDQLEAGTYKVGKFPMFANGKAIIMNGGEGLVKIIASAETEKILGMHIIGPRATDLIAEGAIAIRMGMTVEQLITTIHSHPTISETVREAALDLQGRTLNMPPVR; the protein is encoded by the coding sequence ATGAGCAGAAAAAAAGTAGCAGTGATCGGTGGAGGCCCCGGTGGCTACATTGCCGCCATTAGGGCGGCGCAGTTGGGTGCAGAGGTCTCTGTGATCGAAATGGATAAATTGGGCGGAACCTGCCTGAATATTGGATGCATTCCCACAAAGTGTATGCTTCACAGCGCAGAACTTCTGGAGCAGATCCGGATTCAGGGTCCTCAGATAGGTGTGGATGTGAAGGGAGCGCAGATCAACTTTCCCCAGGTGATGGCAAATAAGGATAAGGTGTCCTCCCAACTGGTAAATGGAATAGGCGGGCTGATGCACGCCAATGGAGTCAGTGTGATTTACGGGAAAGCAAGTTTTGTGGCTCCCGGGGAACTGGAGATAGAGGGCGCCAATGGCGAGACGGAGCCTGTAGAAGCAGACGCGGTGATTTTGGCCACGGGTTCTGTCAACGCGACGCCTCCTATCCCCGGAGTGAATTCCACTTCAGCGTGTCTGGATTCGACGGGAATGCTTTCCTTGACGGAACTGCCGAAGAGCCTGGTGGTCATTGGAGCAGGTGTGATCGGTTTGGAACTGGCCTGCGCCTACGCATCCTTTGGAACAAAGGTCACCGTGGTGGAGGCCATGGATCATGCACTTCCTATGTTAGATAGAGAAATCACGGCGGTGGGCATGCGTCATATGAAAGGCATGGGAATCGATATCCAGATGGGAACGCCGGTTAAGTCCATTGAAGCGATAACAGAAGGTGCCCGCGTAATATGTGAGAAGAAAAACGGGGAAGAGGTTTCTTTCCAAGCGGAAAAAGTCCTGGTCGCCGTAGGAAGGAAGGCGAATACAGAGTTCCTGGAGCTGGCGACGGGCGGTATTGAAAACAATAGAGGGAAAATCATCGTAGATGAACATATGAGGACGAACGTGGAAGGAATCTACGCCATTGGAGACTGTGTGGAAGGACATGCGCAGCTTGCTCATACGGCCTCCTGTATGGGTGAGGTTGCTGCAGAGAATATTATGGGGATAGATTCTGTGTACGATGAGTCCACAAATCCCACCTGTGTATATATGGAGCCGGAGGCGGCGGCAGTGGGGCTTCGGGAGGATCAGCTTGAAGCAGGAACCTATAAAGTTGGGAAGTTTCCTATGTTCGCCAATGGGAAAGCCATAATCATGAACGGTGGCGAGGGACTGGTGAAAATCATTGCAAGCGCTGAGACAGAAAAGATCCTTGGCATGCATATCATCGGACCGAGAGCAACTGATCTGATTGCCGAGGGCGCTATTGCGATTCGTATGGGCATGACGGTAGAGCAGTTGATCACCACGATTCACTCCCATCCGACTATCTCCGAGACGGTTCGAGAGGCGGCACTTGATTTGCAGGGGCGTACCCTGAACATGCCGCCTGTAAGGTGA
- a CDS encoding electron transfer flavoprotein subunit alpha/FixB family protein: MNRFEEYKDIWVFAEQRDGKLANVALELIGEGRRLSRDMERNTKVYAILAGAQEDVDSLAKECFEYGADGVISLQHPLLKQYTTDAYTKALTELIIQRKPEIVIYGATHIGRDLAPRIAARVDTGLTADCTHLDVNLDKYVDYANKNTTLDTSKIDPASDDGGLKMTRPAFGGNLMATIICPNTRPQMSTVRPGVMQRLERDLQADGEVEVVVPQLEEKDIRIKVLEVIKSAKEMISLTDADIICSGGRGLGGPEGFELMRRFAEKTGGVVGASRAAVDSGWIDHSHQVGQTGTTVKPKIYFACGISGAIQHLAGMQTSDIIVAINKDPDAPIFTVADFGIVGDLYKVVPVIINLWDDAEELYETDLRRQ, translated from the coding sequence ATGAATCGTTTTGAAGAATATAAAGACATTTGGGTATTTGCAGAGCAACGTGACGGAAAACTGGCTAATGTTGCCCTGGAGTTGATCGGCGAAGGGCGGCGACTCTCCAGAGATATGGAGAGGAATACAAAGGTGTATGCTATTTTGGCAGGAGCCCAAGAGGATGTGGACTCCCTGGCGAAGGAGTGCTTCGAATACGGTGCAGATGGCGTAATCTCCTTGCAGCATCCTTTGTTGAAGCAATACACCACTGATGCTTACACAAAAGCCCTGACAGAGTTGATCATACAGCGCAAGCCAGAGATCGTCATCTATGGAGCTACTCATATCGGACGGGATCTTGCACCGCGGATCGCAGCTCGTGTCGACACCGGACTTACGGCAGACTGCACTCATCTAGATGTGAACCTGGATAAATATGTTGATTACGCAAATAAGAATACCACATTGGACACTAGCAAAATTGATCCGGCATCAGATGACGGGGGCCTGAAGATGACCCGTCCGGCGTTTGGCGGGAATCTGATGGCGACCATCATCTGCCCTAATACAAGACCTCAGATGTCAACAGTGCGCCCTGGCGTCATGCAGAGGCTGGAACGAGATCTTCAGGCAGATGGGGAAGTAGAAGTGGTTGTGCCCCAGTTGGAAGAGAAGGATATTCGTATCAAAGTATTGGAGGTTATCAAGTCGGCGAAGGAAATGATTTCTTTAACGGACGCAGATATTATCTGCTCCGGCGGACGGGGACTGGGCGGTCCGGAGGGCTTCGAGCTTATGCGGAGGTTTGCTGAGAAAACCGGCGGCGTGGTGGGAGCCTCCCGTGCGGCGGTGGATAGTGGCTGGATTGATCATTCTCATCAGGTTGGGCAGACAGGAACTACAGTGAAACCGAAAATTTACTTTGCCTGTGGTATCTCCGGCGCGATTCAGCACTTAGCCGGCATGCAGACTTCGGATATCATTGTAGCCATTAATAAGGATCCGGATGCGCCCATCTTCACGGTAGCAGATTTCGGCATCGTGGGGGATCTGTACAAGGTGGTTCCGGTGATCATCAATTTGTGGGACGATGCTGAGGAACTCTACGAGACAGATTTAAGGAGGCAGTAG
- a CDS encoding electron transfer flavoprotein subunit beta/FixA family protein: protein MAYKIIVCAKQVPDTNVIRIDPKTGTLIRQGVPSILNPDDANALEGALTLKDRYPGSTVTVVTMGPPQAKDILIEAIAMGADKGVLLTDRAVGGSDTWATSNALAGMIRYLGDFDILIGGRQAIDGDTAQVGPQIAEKLGIPQVTYVEGLEIEEDGRTVLAKRQLEDGYETVEVALPCMLTCVKELNEPRYMTYAGIFDEEMDEKIITLSATDVNLDPAIVGLKASPTNVFRSFTPKPKGRGIMLDGGDEKEQATRLLVNLKAKHVI, encoded by the coding sequence ATGGCTTATAAAATTATTGTATGTGCCAAGCAGGTACCTGACACTAATGTTATCAGAATCGATCCCAAAACAGGGACACTGATTCGTCAGGGCGTTCCGAGCATATTGAACCCTGATGATGCAAATGCGCTGGAAGGTGCTCTGACCCTGAAGGACCGCTATCCCGGATCCACCGTCACGGTGGTGACTATGGGACCACCTCAGGCAAAGGATATTCTGATCGAGGCGATCGCCATGGGAGCGGATAAGGGCGTCCTGTTGACGGATCGTGCAGTTGGTGGTTCGGATACATGGGCGACATCCAATGCTCTGGCAGGCATGATTCGGTACCTGGGGGATTTTGATATTCTTATCGGAGGTCGGCAGGCCATTGATGGGGATACGGCGCAGGTAGGACCGCAGATCGCTGAGAAACTGGGAATTCCTCAGGTCACTTATGTAGAGGGTCTGGAAATAGAAGAGGACGGTCGCACGGTTCTCGCCAAACGACAACTGGAGGATGGATACGAGACTGTCGAGGTTGCCCTCCCCTGCATGTTAACCTGCGTAAAGGAATTAAATGAGCCCCGATATATGACTTATGCGGGAATTTTTGATGAAGAAATGGATGAAAAAATTATAACCTTGAGTGCCACGGATGTGAACCTGGATCCCGCGATCGTCGGTCTTAAGGCTTCTCCAACCAATGTGTTCCGTTCCTTTACCCCTAAACCGAAGGGTCGAGGGATCATGCTGGACGGGGGCGACGAGAAGGAACAGGCGACCAGACTTCTGGTCAATCTGAAAGCAAAGCATGTGATCTAA
- a CDS encoding acyl-CoA dehydrogenase, with translation MNFELTKRQEFVRKLVRRFVENEVAPIAAEIDQEHRFPRETIDKMGKLGMMGIAYPKKYGGAGADYVSYIITIEEIAKACATTATAFACHNSLCCWPIYTFGSEEQKMKYLPDLFSGRKLGAFGLTEPGAGSDAGSQQTKAVLENGEWVLNGTKCFITNGGQAQVYVIIAQTDKDLGNKGISAFIVEDTDPGFSIGKIESKMGIRGSATAELVFQDCRIPEDRLLGKYNRGFNIAMEIVDGGRIGVAAEAVGIAEGALETTVEYMKQRRQFGKPLTKFQGLQFDIAEMKARTECARMICYKAAQEKNDGLPYIMDASIAKYYAAETAMFVTTKAVQLHGGYGYTEDYPVERMMRDAKITEIYEGTSEIQKMIIAGQVFK, from the coding sequence ATGAATTTTGAACTGACAAAAAGACAGGAATTCGTGCGGAAACTGGTGCGGCGTTTTGTGGAAAACGAGGTAGCACCTATCGCAGCGGAGATTGACCAGGAACATCGCTTTCCTCGGGAGACCATTGACAAGATGGGTAAACTGGGAATGATGGGAATCGCCTATCCCAAGAAATACGGCGGAGCCGGCGCGGATTACGTTTCCTATATCATCACTATTGAAGAAATTGCCAAGGCGTGTGCCACAACAGCCACGGCTTTTGCCTGCCACAACTCTCTTTGTTGTTGGCCTATTTACACTTTTGGCAGTGAGGAGCAGAAGATGAAATATTTGCCGGATCTCTTTTCCGGACGGAAACTGGGTGCCTTCGGACTGACTGAGCCGGGAGCAGGCTCCGATGCGGGAAGTCAGCAGACCAAGGCGGTTTTGGAGAACGGTGAATGGGTACTGAACGGAACTAAGTGCTTTATTACAAACGGTGGTCAGGCTCAGGTATACGTCATCATTGCTCAGACCGACAAGGATCTGGGGAACAAAGGTATTTCAGCCTTCATTGTGGAGGATACAGATCCGGGATTTTCCATCGGCAAGATCGAATCGAAGATGGGAATCCGGGGATCAGCGACGGCAGAATTGGTGTTCCAGGATTGCCGCATCCCGGAGGACAGACTTCTGGGAAAATACAATCGTGGTTTCAACATTGCCATGGAAATTGTAGATGGCGGACGGATTGGTGTTGCTGCAGAGGCAGTAGGCATTGCTGAGGGAGCATTGGAAACAACTGTTGAATATATGAAACAAAGAAGACAGTTTGGCAAACCTCTGACTAAATTCCAGGGACTCCAGTTTGATATTGCGGAGATGAAGGCCAGAACGGAATGCGCCAGAATGATTTGCTACAAGGCGGCTCAGGAAAAGAATGATGGGCTTCCTTACATCATGGATGCGTCTATTGCTAAGTACTATGCTGCAGAGACAGCAATGTTTGTCACTACAAAGGCTGTGCAGCTGCATGGTGGATACGGGTATACAGAGGATTATCCGGTGGAGCGGATGATGCGGGATGCGAAGATCACCGAGATCTATGAAGGAACATCGGAAATTCAGAAAATGATCATTGCCGGGCAGGTATTTAAATAG
- a CDS encoding acetyl-CoA hydrolase/transferase family protein: MDYKKIYREKIVSVEEALSHIHQGDRIMTSLCAQAPFLLLKNLHKVAEAGVGFKIYSNMDLFNYPYLVEEKYRDLIDVDSLFEMDGDRAGHRKGLVNYVPGHLHDGSWRWADYYKPNVFIGAVSSMDEHGFCRFSLSNIHEKEFARRADVVICEVNPRLPQVNGDTEIHISDIDYIVESKEPIPVLPETLKLSPEDEAIGGYVSTLVNDGDTIQLGIGKIPDAVANGLMEKQDLGVHTELMTDAIYRLTEAGAVTNRKKTLFRGKSIATFALGSQKLYDMMHQNPGVWIMPGDLVNDSHIIAKNDNMVSINTAIEVDLTGQVCSESIGTLQYSGTGGAVDTSAGAGASKGGRSIICLHSTAKKGERSTINAMHTPGAIVTLSRNNVDYIVTEYGIAPMRGRNIRQRIQNLVAVAHPDFRTEIRKDAEKYQLW; this comes from the coding sequence GTGGATTACAAAAAAATTTACAGAGAAAAAATCGTTAGTGTAGAAGAAGCTCTTTCTCATATTCATCAGGGCGACCGCATTATGACTTCGCTCTGCGCACAGGCACCGTTCCTGTTGCTGAAGAACCTGCATAAGGTTGCTGAGGCGGGGGTAGGTTTCAAAATATACAGCAACATGGATCTGTTTAACTATCCATACTTGGTGGAGGAAAAATACAGAGACTTGATCGACGTGGACAGCCTGTTTGAGATGGACGGGGATCGAGCTGGTCATCGTAAGGGACTCGTGAACTATGTTCCGGGACATCTTCACGACGGGTCCTGGCGCTGGGCTGACTATTATAAACCAAATGTCTTCATAGGCGCGGTGTCCTCTATGGATGAGCATGGATTTTGCAGATTTTCCCTGAGCAACATACACGAAAAAGAGTTTGCCCGCCGGGCAGATGTTGTGATTTGCGAGGTGAATCCGAGGCTGCCTCAGGTAAATGGGGATACAGAAATCCATATCAGTGATATTGATTACATCGTAGAGTCCAAGGAGCCGATTCCTGTTTTGCCGGAGACACTTAAATTGTCCCCGGAGGATGAAGCAATCGGGGGTTATGTTTCCACTCTGGTGAACGATGGCGATACCATCCAACTGGGGATTGGCAAGATCCCGGATGCTGTGGCGAACGGACTGATGGAAAAACAGGACCTTGGCGTGCATACAGAGCTGATGACCGATGCCATCTACCGATTGACAGAAGCCGGGGCAGTGACGAATAGGAAGAAGACACTCTTTCGCGGAAAGAGCATCGCAACATTCGCTTTGGGAAGTCAAAAACTGTATGATATGATGCACCAGAATCCGGGTGTATGGATTATGCCGGGGGATCTGGTCAATGATTCCCATATCATTGCGAAGAATGATAATATGGTGTCAATCAATACGGCTATCGAGGTGGATCTCACCGGGCAGGTGTGTTCGGAATCCATCGGAACTTTGCAGTACAGTGGTACCGGCGGTGCCGTGGATACTTCTGCAGGAGCAGGAGCATCAAAGGGCGGGCGGTCTATCATCTGCCTGCATTCTACCGCCAAGAAAGGAGAACGCTCCACTATCAATGCTATGCATACCCCTGGAGCCATTGTCACTCTTTCCCGAAATAATGTGGATTACATCGTCACAGAGTATGGGATTGCACCCATGCGGGGACGTAATATCCGACAGAGGATACAGAATCTGGTTGCGGTGGCTCATCCGGACTTCCGGACGGAAATCAGAAAGGACGCAGAAAAATATCAACTTTGGTAA
- a CDS encoding zinc-dependent alcohol dehydrogenase, whose translation MIIDVERVGLCGSDLTLWKGTRIFGSGHIMGHEYCGTVVDPGPRKDLCIGDRVAGIPANYCRNCFFCNNGMENLCNETVTKGGPGVTIDGACTARFAVLADKAFKLDSAVKPELGALVEPIANGHHAAITRGNVQAGENILIIGGGIIAILTAWWAKKQGAYIVMSEINENRIAHLKKFSAADEVVNPMEEGALKAVQAKTKIGFDKIFECSHPNDKLFNETLIPMARKGGTIIQVGSMEGVLSFNFFAFQYKELSYVSSWSITENDFTEAICAIEKYPQDFLPHITSVISMGEVQERMTAMSSGKLQDVKVIIDPHR comes from the coding sequence GTGATTATTGATGTGGAAAGGGTTGGACTGTGTGGCTCTGACCTTACGCTGTGGAAGGGAACCAGAATTTTCGGCAGTGGGCACATAATGGGTCATGAATACTGTGGAACGGTGGTTGATCCGGGACCGCGGAAAGATCTGTGCATAGGTGATAGAGTTGCCGGCATTCCTGCGAATTATTGTCGAAACTGCTTCTTTTGCAACAATGGAATGGAGAATTTGTGTAATGAAACGGTCACAAAGGGTGGTCCCGGCGTGACGATTGATGGAGCGTGCACTGCCCGCTTCGCGGTTCTTGCAGACAAAGCATTCAAGCTGGACAGCGCTGTGAAACCGGAATTGGGTGCACTGGTAGAGCCTATCGCCAACGGGCACCACGCGGCGATCACCCGGGGAAACGTTCAGGCCGGGGAAAATATACTAATCATTGGCGGTGGCATCATAGCTATACTCACGGCATGGTGGGCAAAAAAACAAGGCGCTTATATTGTAATGTCAGAAATCAACGAGAATAGGATTGCACACCTGAAGAAGTTCAGCGCAGCTGACGAAGTCGTCAATCCTATGGAAGAAGGAGCGTTGAAGGCGGTTCAGGCGAAAACAAAAATCGGATTCGACAAGATCTTCGAGTGCAGCCATCCCAATGATAAGCTGTTTAACGAGACGCTGATCCCTATGGCGCGGAAAGGCGGGACAATAATTCAGGTTGGCAGCATGGAGGGCGTTCTCAGTTTCAATTTCTTCGCATTTCAATACAAAGAACTGTCATATGTCTCTAGCTGGAGCATAACTGAAAATGATTTTACTGAAGCGATCTGTGCGATTGAGAAATATCCGCAGGATTTTCTTCCGCATATCACCAGTGTGATTTCCATGGGGGAAGTTCAAGAGCGGATGACTGCAATGTCTTCTGGAAAACTTCAGGATGTCAAGGTTATAATTGATCCTCATCGGTAA